In Daphnia magna isolate NIES linkage group LG5, ASM2063170v1.1, whole genome shotgun sequence, a single genomic region encodes these proteins:
- the LOC123472601 gene encoding uncharacterized protein LOC123472601 → MQVRQHRTWQERQTFGAWGQHARRRIFTEYVSRQPLFHSKCDQCHGDLNFYAVRCMTCKRHLCHQCDANTHSSMPFHRRLLCSCETLETLQPHHFIDEEGNIITKDVCLPCFVPLKCCDVNCLGSMSLTPNLTESIVVVTEQGRFLLKGTNFVCDSCHTVRKATIDDYIFSGFFPASLSEKVTYLFSEEALLLGYHISHKCPGSSKNMYARTLEDVSKEYGRNGPINVPLFTTAEREWETCRHYIDQEVLKRDKTHCPSCGKEPLVRSSDAIVKLRRLSSAGKVHNPENERT, encoded by the exons ATGCAGGTAAGACAACATCGAACATGGCAAGAACGACAAACATTTGGTGCATGGGGACAGCATGctagaagaagaatttttacAGAATATGTATCAAGACAGCCACTATTTCATTCAAAATGTGACCAGTGTCATGGTGATTTGAACTTCTACGCTGTGAGATGTATGACCTGCAAAAGACACCTTTGCCATCAATGTGATGCAAACACACACTCCAGCATGCCATTTCATCGAAGACTATTGTGTTCTTGCGAAACCCTGGAAACATTACAGCCCCATCATTTTATCGATGAAGAAGGAAACATTATAACAAAAG ATGTTTGTTTACCATGCTTTGTGCCTCTTAAATGCTGTGATGTAAACTGCCTTGGATCGATGTCGCTTACACCCAATCTCACAGAATCAATCGTGGTTGTCACTGAGCAAG GTCGGTTTCTGTTAAAGGGAACTAATTTTGTTTGTGATAGTTGCCATACTGTTAGGAAAGCCACTATCGACGACTATatattttctggttttttccCTGCAAGTTTATCAGAGAAAGTTACATATCTTTTTTCAGAAGAGGCACTTCTATTAGGGTATCACATTTCCCACAAGTGTCCAGGTTCTTCAAAGAACATGTACGCTCGCACTCTTGAAGACGTATCTAAAGAATATGGACGG AATGGACCGATTAACGTACCGTTATTTACTACTGCGGAAAGAGAGTGGGAAACCTGTCGCCACTATATTGACCAAGAAGTGCTGAAAAGAGACAAAACTCATTGCCCAAGTTGTGGGAAAGAACCTTTAGTCAGATCTTCTGACGCTATCGTAAAATTAAGGCGCTTAAGCTCGGCTGGAAAAGTGCACAATCCAGAAAACGAAAGAACGTAA
- the LOC123472367 gene encoding uncharacterized protein LOC123472367, with amino-acid sequence MCGGSAFKAAREDSNEQKKYDETGLVVSSCKHCVVPYAINMFKGESWTHTAFMHNEAMKSNAKFFCYDVVFQYWKWMKTKVARHFPEYRNLTSEMTGILPIMHKNAHQLPCKILWNPRWTTGMGLTGGEEHEQVFSKLYLYAYVLKHMAKHNRNDFLTLAILYWNWGKIENMHFLLRKKLEKARKEIKQGTPKLEKLLETHNLVYNDLPLIHKELETKAKAILDQRKTKKTTVDTLRRMLEGLHAHLKTTSISISKEAENSKSRTKLRRVLTETKRKALETIELINSKDTTLPISYEDFNEGVFPWETVLDRDDTHFPTLSLADKYNIVDCWMLLKRAREEITLSKNEMINYMRFLIDKRSSLQQPSQKHTGEDEKFAKGKSVMKVSEVHHLNLKIQMVLTTFNLKCNQDFSDFVCETQTNHSEPEFEFDTSDEDNYDSLSESEYSDEETESSSSYSEDDESAI; translated from the exons atgtGTGGGGGATCGGCTTTTAAGGCCGCAAGAGAAGACTCCAATGAACAAAAGAAGTATGACGAGACTGGGCTCGTCGTTAGCTCTTGCAAGCACTGCGTTGTACCATACGCAATCAACATGTTTAAAGGTGAATCGTGGACCCATACTGCATTTATGCACAACGAAGCCATGAAAAGTAACGCCAAATTCTTCTGCTACGACGTGGTATTCCAATACTGGAAatggatgaaaacaaaagtggCTCGTCATTTTCCTGAATACCGTAATCTAACAAGTGAAATGACAGGAATCTTGCCTATCATGCATAAGAATGCACATCAATTGCCATGCAAG ATTTTATGGAATCCCCGCTGGACAACTGGAATGGGCTTAACTGGAGGAGAAGAGCACGAGCAAGTTTTCTCCAAATTGTATCTATATGCTTATGTGCTAAAGCATATGGCCAAACATA ACAGAAACGATTTTTTAACATTAGCTATTCTTTATTGGAACTGgggtaaaattgaaaatatgcATTTCCTTCTACGCAAAAAGCTAGAAAAA GCAAgaaaggaaatcaaacaagGCACTCCAAAACTCGAGAAATTGTTGGAAACCCATAACCTCGTATATAATGATCTTCCACTGATTCACAAGGAGCTGGAGACAAAAGCTAAGGCAATTCTTgaccaaagaaaaaccaaaaagactACAGTTGATACACTGAGAAGAATGCTGGAGGGCTTACATGCTCATTTAAAgactacttccatttctatcTCTAAAGAAGCAG aaaattcGAAGAGTCGCACTAAATTAAGGCGGGTTTTGACGGAAACTAAACGAAAGGCTTTGGAAacgattgaattaattaattctaAGGATACAACGCTTCCAATTTCTTACGAGGATTTCAATGAAGGTGTCTTTCCTTGGGAAACAGTTCTGGATCGGGATGACACGCACTTTCCcacac TTTCCCTTGCCGACAAATATAATATTGTTGATTGTTGGATGCTATTGAAAAGAGCAAGGGAGGAAATTACATTGAGTAAGAATGAAATGATAAACTACATGCGATTCCTCATTGATAAACGGTCATCACTACAACAACCAAGTCAAAAACATACCGGAGAAGACGAGAAATTTGCGAAAGGGAAATCCGTCATGAAAGTTTCTGAAGTTCATCatcttaatttaaaaattcaaatggttctaacaacatttaatttaaaGTGCAACCAGGATTTTTCAGATTTCGTATgtgaaacacaaacaaatcatTCTGAACCAGAATTTGAGTTTGACACATCTGATGAAGACAATTACGATTCTCTCTCAGAATCCGAATATTCtgatgaagaaacagaaagCTCATCTAGCTATTCGGAAGATGATGAATCTGCAATATAA
- the LOC116936052 gene encoding uncharacterized protein LOC116936052, which yields MLLPTGPSDKSVDSWIDNLGQKPKALPAAAPMPWMFGGSAPFTCRTPFDGDPRDWFLFASRFRALVHDVIPNDAILSEWVGPSVFRRISPLLKAPRGYTAVLAYLKNHYGSSEQIARCQIHDLLSLPFFKPGDRQALERGLEHDLKSAANRDQAVQKLPPVFRHRWARYARKSLPKGVDLSDLDRFIEEVVEEERMARSAFELAPKIDLRERRVTFPKPAVEKHPSSRPAILKPPTVRPPSTVLATQTAKDVDVECPGCGGAHRLVSCPELQRKSPSEQALVAKEKGVCFNCHGGKHRSVGCRSNPLVNPPDAVYVIIRCCIVRRVFLRKVHLVSSRSSVGGQECFQGPQTLAIAPRLTSDVLLAVVPVRLPAGCRTLDVFAQLDTGSQATLLREDAANVLGLTGRLRKISFRTFHGKDPVVETRLVGFSVSSLEGDQSYQVSDAFVVPRLNVGQRKTKDVLASFDYLRDLNFPARDASEVQILIGMDVQDAHLNIEVRRSPTGVQDPNAVLTPFGWCVVGMTYLLPAVENPSINFVKLGTIEQLEECVERFWKTQSLPVREAPSTFMSSSDRAAMDQLELTIRHTGTRYEVSLPVRPDCPKLPDNKEFARRKFLALERRLLLDNDLRQAVTEQMKEVFRSGHAVKVTSTAPGSKVWFLPYHPVRHPTKPIEIRLVYDAAARLKGTAINDILLKGPDLTTQLLAVLLRFRERRMGLTADIAKMFYQRKPGTGDPIQEFQMTVHIFGAVSSPMVCSFALQRLEKDAPKHLKEVARRIRSSFYADNLLPSFDEVDEGVSISQKFVELLKLGGFDLVQFLRSSRSLLDQLPSSSRLVPELDIDFDDWPTELTLGYLWSCERDEFVFRFKKTEEAFSKRSILSAISSIWDPLGILAPVVLVAKVILQDIWRLKGGWDEILPADILNHWGHFVEHLPMLELLNIPRSFLTSPQSVYRSFQLHAFSDASKDGFSAVIDLRGETPG from the exons ATGCTGCTTCCTACCGGGCCGTCCGACAAGAGCGTAGATAGCTGGATCGACAATCTGGGACAAAAACCGAAGGCCTTACCCGCTGCAGCACCCATGCCTTGGATGTTTGGAGGTTCGGCCCCGTTCACGTGTAGGACACCGTTTGATGGCGACCCTCGAGATTGGTTTCTCTTTGCCTCAAGATTTCGAGCCCTCGTTCACGACGTCATTCCGAACGATGCCATTCTTAGCGAGTGGGTTGGTCCTAGCGTTTTTCGCCGCATCTCCCCATTGTTAAAGGCTCCTCGTGGGTACACTGCAGTTCTTGCCTATCTTAAGAATCACTATGGTTCGAGCGAGCAGATCGCTCGCTGTCAAATACACGATCTTCTTAGTCTTCCCTTCTTCAAGCCGGGTGATCGCCAAGCGCTTGAAA GGGGATTGGAGCACGATCTTAAGAGTGCTGCTAATCGTGATCAGGCAGTACAGAAGCTGCCACCTGTCTTTCGACATCGCTGGGCCCGTTACGCACGTAAGAGTTTACCGAAAGGTGTCGACCTTAGCGACTTGGATCGGTTCATAGAAGAGGTCGTGGAAGAGGAGCGGATGGCTCGTTCGGCATTCGAGTTGGCGCCTAAGATTGATCTTCGTGAAAGGCGTGTTACGTTTCCCAAGCCAGCCGTTGAAAAGCACCCTTCAAGCAGACCTGCAATTCTGAAACCGCCAACCGTTCGGCCACCCTCTACCGTCTTAGCCACCCAAACAGCGAAAGACGTAGATGTCGAGTGTCCAGGTTGCGGCGGCGCTCATCGACTTGTTTCTTGCCCTGAATTACAGAGGAAGTCACCGAGTGAACAAGCGCTGGTTGCGAAGGAGAAAGGTGTATGTTTCAACTGTCATGGAGGAAAGCATCGAAGTGTGGGTTGTCGTTCAAACCCGCTTGTGAATCCCCCGGATGCCGTGTACGTCATCATTCGCTGCTGCATAGTGCGGAGAGTTTTCTTGAGAAAAGTACACCTCGTCAGTTCCCGTTCATCCGTCGGAGGCCAAGAATGTTTTCAAGGACCTCAAACACTCGCCATTGCTCCCCGCCTGACATCTGATGTTCTCTTGGCTGTGGTTCCCGTTCGACTTCCTGCTGGATGCCGGACTCTGGACGTTTTCGCCCAGCTCGACACCGGGAGCCAAGCTACCCTTTTGCGTGAAGACGCGGCTAATGTGCTTGGTCTTACGGGTCGGCTACGCAAAATTAGTTTTCGAACCTTCCATGGGAAAGATCCGGTTGTCGAGACTCGTCTCGTGGGCTTTTCCGTTTCGTCGCTAGAGGGAGACCAAAGCTACCAGGTTTCCGACGCCTTTGTTGTGCCTCGTCTAAATGTTGGGCAACGCAAGACAAAAGATGTTCTCGCTTCGTTCGATTATCTTCGTGATCTCAACTTTCCTGCTCGAGACGCTAGTGAAGTCCAGATTTTGATCGGGATGGACGTTCAAGACGCCCATCTAAACATCGAGGTTCGTCGCTCTCCAACTGGAGTTCAGGACCCTAATGCTGTGCTCACCCCATTTGGCTGGTGCGTTGTTGGAATGACCTATCTATTACCGGCAGTGGAAAATCCAAGCATAAATTTCGTTAAGCTGGGAACGATCGAGCAGCTGGAAGAGTGCGTCGAAAGGTTTTGGAAAACCCAATCTCTTCCAGTTCGTGAGGCCCCCAGTACATTTATGTCGTCGTCAGACCGTGCCGCAATGGACCAACTTGAGTTGACCATTCGGCACACTGGAACGCGTTACGAAGTAAGCTTGCCTGTTCGCCCGGAttgtccgaagttgccagacAACAAAGAGTTTGCACGTCGCAAGTTCCTTGCACTGGAGAGGAGACTGCTTTTAGACAACGACCTTCGCCAAGCAGTTACGGAGCAGATGAAGGAGGTGTTTCGCAGCGGCCACGCAGTGAAAGTCACTTCTACAGCTCCCGGTTCCAAGGTGTGGTTCCTACCTTATCACCCGGTTCGACATCCAACGAAGCCCATCGAGATTCGTCTCGTTTACGACGCTGCTGCCCGGCTTAAAGGAACCGCGATCAATGACATCCTGCTGAAAGGTCCGGATCTCACAACGCAGTTATTGGCCGTGCTGCTTCGGTTCCGTGAAAGGAGAATGGGCCTTACTGCGGACATTGCgaaaatgttttatcaa CGCAAGCCTGGAACCGGAGATCCTATCCAGGAATTTCAGATGACGGTGCACATTTTCGGTGCTGTCTCGTCGCCAATGGTTTGCAGCTTTGCGCTTCAGCGTCTCGAAAAGGATGCACCCAAACATCTGAAGGAAGTCGCGAGGCGTATTCGTTCCAGCTTTTATGCGGATAACTTGTTGCCGTCGTTCGACGAAGTGGATGAAGGCGTTTCCATCAGTCAGAAGTTTGTTGAACTACTCAAACTCGGTGGTTTCGACCTCGTCCAGTTTCTGAGATCTTCGCGTTCGTTGTTGGACCAACTTCCGTCTTCCTCTCGTCTGGTTCCCGAGCTCGATATAGATTTCGACGATTGGCCCACCGAGCTTACTTTGGGGTATCTGTGGAGTTGTGAGCGAGACGagttcgtttttcgttttaaaaagaCAGAAGAGGCCTTTTCGAAACGCTCAATTCTTTCTGCAATTTCGAGCATCTGGGATCCCCTGGGTATCCTAGCACCCGTCGTTTTGGTGGCGAAAGTCATCCTGCAGGACATCTGGCGACTTAAAGGTGGCTGGGATGAGATTCTGCCCGCCGATATTCTGAATCATTGGGGGCATTTTGTGGAACATCTGCCGATGCTCGAACTGCTGAATATTCCGAGAAGTTTCTTGACTAGTCCTCAGTCGGTGTATCGTTCTTTTCAGTTGCATGCTTTTTCGGACGCATCGAAAGACGGTTTCAGTGCTGTAATTGATCTTCGAGGCGAAACTCCTGGCTAA